A genomic window from Gemmatimonadota bacterium includes:
- a CDS encoding LemA family protein, translating into MGKALGILSVLAVGVVALFAYRSYNGLVERDEAVSTAWGQVQNVYQRRADLIPNLVETVRGAAEFERETLEGVIEARAKATQVTFADTPNAEEMRQFQAAQGELSTALGRLLVVVEQYPELKATEAFRDLQAQLEGTENRISVERMRFNEVAQTYNTFRRRFPTALFAGAFGFEARSYFEAAPGAEQAPRVDLTRS; encoded by the coding sequence ATGGGCAAGGCGCTCGGCATTCTCAGCGTGTTGGCCGTAGGCGTAGTGGCTCTATTCGCTTACCGCTCGTACAACGGCCTCGTGGAACGGGACGAGGCGGTGAGCACCGCCTGGGGGCAGGTGCAGAACGTCTATCAACGTCGCGCCGACCTGATTCCCAACCTGGTCGAGACCGTGCGGGGTGCGGCGGAGTTCGAGCGGGAGACGCTCGAGGGCGTCATCGAGGCGCGTGCCAAGGCGACCCAGGTGACCTTCGCAGACACACCGAACGCCGAGGAGATGCGGCAGTTTCAGGCCGCGCAGGGGGAGCTCTCCACCGCGCTGGGCCGCCTGTTGGTGGTGGTCGAGCAATACCCGGAGCTCAAGGCCACAGAGGCCTTCCGCGATCTTCAGGCCCAGCTCGAAGGAACGGAGAACCGCATCTCCGTCGAACGCATGCGCTTCAACGAGGTGGCCCAGACCTACAACACCTTCCGGCGGCGCTTTCCCACCGCGTTGTTCGCAGGGGCCTTCGGCTTCGAGGCGCGTTCCTACTTCGAGGCCGCACCGGGCGCGGAGCAGGCGCCCCGCGTCGACCTCACCCGCAGTTGA
- a CDS encoding TPM domain-containing protein — MRRPVPALRSVVFPLLLVALAFQQVPFLSGPVVDQADMLSKGARTRIETVLQDFEQETGSQVVVLTVPSLEGTPIEAFALRVAETWQLGREGVDDGVLFLIAREERRMRLEVGYGLEGALPDAVARRILDRVVTPAFRAGDFDGGVEAGVAAILARVRGEVPAPDAPVAEAPSPIPVLVALLILILVLVWLRRARPARRRRGWSSRRGWVEPPVILRHPRPWARPWPGPRDRSPPGGGQGGWPGGRGGFRGGGGGFRGGGGRFGGGGASGGW, encoded by the coding sequence ATGAGACGTCCGGTGCCCGCGTTGCGATCCGTGGTCTTTCCGCTGCTTCTGGTGGCGCTCGCCTTCCAACAGGTGCCGTTCCTGAGCGGACCGGTGGTGGATCAGGCGGATATGCTGTCGAAGGGGGCCCGCACCCGCATCGAAACCGTGCTGCAGGACTTCGAGCAGGAGACTGGATCCCAGGTCGTGGTCTTGACAGTTCCTTCCCTCGAGGGCACGCCGATCGAGGCATTTGCACTGCGCGTTGCCGAAACTTGGCAACTCGGGCGCGAGGGCGTAGACGACGGCGTGCTTTTCCTGATCGCACGGGAGGAACGCCGTATGCGCCTCGAGGTCGGATACGGCCTGGAAGGCGCCCTTCCCGATGCCGTGGCGCGGCGCATCCTCGATCGCGTGGTCACGCCTGCCTTTCGAGCGGGCGACTTCGACGGGGGGGTCGAGGCGGGGGTGGCGGCCATCCTCGCTCGGGTCCGCGGTGAGGTTCCGGCACCCGACGCTCCCGTTGCGGAGGCTCCAAGCCCGATCCCGGTCCTGGTCGCGTTGCTCATCCTGATCCTCGTTCTCGTGTGGCTGAGGCGCGCCCGCCCGGCTCGGCGGCGTCGGGGATGGAGCTCGCGTCGGGGGTGGGTCGAGCCGCCGGTCATCCTCCGGCATCCACGGCCGTGGGCCCGGCCCTGGCCTGGTCCGCGGGACCGTTCGCCGCCAGGGGGCGGTCAGGGGGGCTGGCCGGGGGGGCGCGGGGGCTTCCGTGGGGGGGGTGGAGGCTTCCGAGGAGGTGGAGGACGCTTTGGAGGGGGCGGTGCCTCGGGAGGGTGGTAA
- a CDS encoding DUF4956 domain-containing protein yields MSLFHRPPDRENRASLIRLALYYALLVVVLVVLARTAPTVWTSSSLERLRGAGPFDSGATATEPIDLFVVFISVAAALLIMLPVAWTYIIIKRRGDYDQSVVHTLIILPVAVTGIVLIVQHSLALAFSLAGIVAAVRFRTTLKDVKDGVYVFLAIGVGLACGVQAIGVAAVVSVLFNGINLLLWAQDFGNIYADSARRTKSLNLGEALAGPGSEQSAVSIGDRRLLEALSPRDLKDVAERRARMERHLDDETGSRKEKRRYSVLIVHAQWVAMAQKVVDTNLARMAFRWRLAEIVPADASTSVLEYLVRLKEEHTPGELLDCIRQEGGRHILAAEIRALSGLRARNSSPPEEGD; encoded by the coding sequence GTGAGCTTGTTCCACCGCCCACCGGACCGAGAGAACCGCGCCTCGCTCATACGACTGGCGCTCTACTACGCGCTGCTGGTGGTAGTGCTGGTGGTGTTGGCCCGCACAGCACCCACCGTCTGGACCTCGTCGTCGCTGGAGCGCCTGCGCGGCGCCGGCCCGTTCGACAGCGGTGCCACCGCTACCGAGCCCATCGACCTGTTCGTGGTGTTCATCTCCGTGGCGGCGGCGCTACTCATCATGCTGCCGGTCGCCTGGACCTACATCATCATCAAGCGGCGCGGGGACTACGACCAATCTGTCGTCCACACGCTCATCATCCTGCCGGTGGCCGTCACCGGCATCGTTTTGATCGTACAGCATTCGTTGGCGCTGGCGTTCAGTCTGGCGGGGATCGTGGCGGCAGTTCGGTTCCGGACCACGCTCAAAGATGTGAAGGACGGCGTGTATGTCTTTCTCGCCATCGGAGTAGGCCTGGCTTGTGGTGTTCAAGCCATCGGCGTCGCCGCGGTCGTCTCCGTGTTGTTCAACGGCATCAACCTGCTGCTGTGGGCGCAGGACTTCGGCAACATCTACGCGGACTCCGCTCGCCGGACCAAGTCGCTCAACCTCGGCGAGGCACTGGCGGGACCAGGCTCCGAGCAGTCGGCGGTGTCCATCGGTGACCGTCGCTTGTTGGAAGCCCTGTCACCCAGGGACCTCAAGGACGTGGCCGAGCGCCGGGCTCGCATGGAGCGCCACCTGGATGACGAGACCGGCTCGCGCAAGGAGAAGCGACGCTATTCGGTGTTGATCGTGCACGCCCAATGGGTGGCGATGGCCCAGAAGGTCGTGGACACGAACCTGGCGCGCATGGCCTTCCGCTGGCGCCTGGCCGAGATCGTCCCGGCCGACGCGTCCACGTCGGTGCTCGAGTACCTCGTGCGCCTGAAGGAAGAGCACACGCCCGGCGAGCTGCTGGACTGCATTCGCCAGGAGGGAGGGCGCCACATCCTGGCGGCGGAGATCCGCGCGCTGTCGGGGTTGCGCGCAAGAAACTCCAGCCCTCCGGAAGAAGGGGACTAG
- a CDS encoding alkaline phosphatase family protein, which produces MHHGVRNALALTLALTGAGCAGRPSTGAGPMPSAEADPGLVVLVVVDQMRYDLLERYADLWTGGLRRLRAESLRFTNATHDHAVTETAPGHATLATGVHPSRHGVVANLWLEADSSGWRTVENVVDPATPLVGAPEFTGASPDRLRREGLADWLRAIQPQARVVSIAGKDRAAVLMASRARGLVYWYEARLGRFVTSTWYAETDPEWVVSFNEGRLRELLADSVWESTVPSHAVARARPDSASYEGDGLHVTFPHERVREDATPGAWLARTPDLDLATLDLARAALVELDLGRGQRTDYLAIGLSQTDRVGHAFGPYSLEQLDNLLRLDRELGSFLAELEASLPPDRLTLALTADHGVLQAPEWRVAQGLPGRRLGTAERDRYTDIVTTAVRTPPFEPRALRDSLAALDWVAAAWVDARFPADSFASLERNGVYEGRFASSVERFGVGYRMTEGTLDWAWPRGTMHGSPYYYDRHVPLLFFGAEIDAGVVETAVSSTDVAPTLARWVGIPVPGDLDGRPLLGRRTTTGLRARESPSGDGETSRPRGSADLTPPGS; this is translated from the coding sequence ATGCACCATGGGGTACGGAACGCCCTGGCCCTCACGCTCGCGCTGACGGGCGCCGGCTGCGCCGGCCGCCCCTCGACAGGGGCCGGACCGATGCCTTCGGCAGAGGCAGACCCAGGGTTGGTGGTCCTCGTCGTGGTGGACCAGATGCGCTACGACCTCCTCGAACGCTACGCAGATCTGTGGACTGGAGGACTGCGGCGGCTGCGGGCGGAGAGCCTCCGCTTCACCAACGCCACCCACGACCATGCCGTGACGGAGACGGCCCCCGGTCACGCGACGCTCGCCACCGGGGTGCATCCATCGCGCCACGGGGTCGTGGCCAACCTGTGGCTGGAAGCGGACTCATCCGGCTGGAGGACCGTCGAGAACGTCGTAGACCCTGCGACCCCGTTGGTGGGTGCGCCCGAGTTCACCGGGGCCTCGCCCGACCGCCTTCGGCGGGAGGGGCTGGCCGATTGGCTCCGGGCAATTCAGCCCCAAGCGCGCGTCGTGTCCATTGCGGGAAAGGACCGCGCCGCGGTGCTCATGGCCTCACGCGCGCGGGGGCTCGTCTATTGGTACGAGGCCCGGCTGGGACGCTTCGTTACGTCCACCTGGTACGCAGAAACCGACCCGGAATGGGTGGTCTCCTTCAACGAGGGGCGGCTTCGGGAGCTGCTGGCCGACTCCGTGTGGGAGTCGACGGTCCCGTCGCACGCCGTGGCGCGGGCCCGCCCGGACTCGGCGTCGTACGAAGGCGATGGCCTCCACGTGACGTTCCCCCACGAACGGGTCCGAGAGGATGCCACTCCGGGGGCTTGGCTGGCGCGGACGCCCGACCTCGACCTGGCCACGCTGGACCTGGCGCGCGCCGCGCTGGTCGAGCTCGACCTGGGGCGTGGTCAACGGACCGACTACCTCGCGATCGGACTTTCCCAAACCGACCGGGTGGGACACGCCTTCGGCCCCTACAGCCTGGAGCAGCTGGACAATCTCCTGAGGCTCGATCGCGAGTTGGGCTCCTTTCTCGCCGAATTGGAGGCTTCGCTCCCGCCCGACCGCCTGACCCTCGCGTTGACTGCCGACCACGGCGTCCTACAGGCACCCGAGTGGCGCGTGGCTCAGGGGCTGCCGGGCCGGCGCCTTGGCACCGCCGAACGTGACCGCTATACCGACATCGTCACCACCGCCGTCCGCACCCCGCCTTTCGAGCCCCGGGCCTTACGCGACTCGCTGGCGGCCCTGGATTGGGTGGCAGCGGCGTGGGTGGACGCTCGGTTCCCCGCCGACAGCTTCGCGTCCTTGGAGCGCAACGGCGTCTACGAGGGTCGGTTCGCCAGCAGCGTGGAACGCTTCGGCGTCGGCTACCGCATGACGGAGGGCACCCTGGACTGGGCCTGGCCGCGAGGCACGATGCACGGGTCGCCCTACTACTACGACCGGCACGTCCCGCTTCTCTTCTTCGGGGCCGAGATCGACGCGGGCGTCGTCGAGACCGCGGTGTCGTCCACCGACGTCGCGCCCACGTTGGCGCGTTGGGTGGGGATTCCGGTACCGGGGGATCTCGACGGGCGTCCGCTCCTGGGACGGAGAACAACGACCGGACTCCGGGCTCGGGAGTCGCCTTCCGGGGACGGGGAGACGAGCCGTCCGCGAGGGTCGGCCGACCTCACACCGCCCGGTTCCTAG
- the thiE gene encoding thiamine phosphate synthase, translated as MSPDALRLIVLTDRGLAGTRGVEAVVEAALEAGAPAIQLRDKGSSVRDSLKLAHRLRALTAAHDALLFVNDRFDLALAAQADGVHLGPDDLPVEAVRGVAPPGFLVGFSTDDPAVARAAERGGADYIGCGTVFETSHKQDAGAVIGPEGIRRVVDAVGIPVVAIGGIGPENVSRLRASGAAGVAVLGAVMAAPDPGTVTRRLLAAAGTLARD; from the coding sequence GTGAGCCCGGACGCGCTCCGCCTCATCGTGCTCACCGATCGGGGCCTGGCCGGCACTCGGGGGGTGGAAGCGGTGGTGGAAGCGGCACTCGAGGCCGGCGCGCCGGCCATCCAGCTGCGGGACAAGGGGAGTTCGGTCCGCGACAGCCTGAAACTGGCCCATCGTCTTCGGGCGCTGACGGCTGCGCACGATGCGCTCCTCTTCGTCAACGATCGATTCGACCTCGCGCTGGCGGCCCAGGCCGACGGTGTGCACCTGGGTCCGGACGACCTTCCTGTGGAGGCGGTGCGGGGGGTGGCCCCCCCGGGCTTTCTGGTGGGCTTCTCCACGGACGACCCCGCTGTCGCGCGCGCGGCTGAGCGCGGAGGGGCGGACTACATCGGGTGCGGCACCGTGTTCGAGACGAGCCACAAGCAGGATGCAGGCGCCGTCATCGGACCCGAGGGGATCCGCCGCGTAGTGGACGCCGTCGGCATTCCGGTCGTTGCCATCGGTGGCATCGGACCCGAGAACGTGAGTCGCCTACGAGCGTCGGGGGCGGCCGGGGTAGCTGTCCTGGGCGCCGTCATGGCCGCGCCCGATCCTGGCACGGTGACCCGCCGGCTGCTGGCTGCGGCGGGAACGCTGGCCCGCGACTGA
- the mltG gene encoding endolytic transglycosylase MltG — translation MRSGRTLTAVGVLAVSTLACHDAGQGPEVHVTVPPGSPFVAVVDTLAARGLVSNPLLFRVYAKARSAEARVRSGRYAFHEGDGWGRVLDDLVAGRVQTVTLTIPEGFTLKQMAPRIAELSETSPAAALDALSDPQAHTRYSVPGPGLEGYLFPDTYRFASGTALSGVIETMAGRYRAFWTAERRARLNAVGLSEAELVTLASIVQAEARRPDEMPRIASVYHNRLDRGWRLEADPTVLYALGGPRERLLYAAIDSVANNPYNTYRQAGLPPGPIGAPGAAALEAALNPAGEPFLFFVARPDGYHTFTRTLAEHNRAKAAAQRAFREVRSDRPS, via the coding sequence ATGCGCAGTGGCCGCACGCTGACGGCAGTGGGCGTTCTGGCGGTGTCGACGCTCGCCTGCCACGACGCTGGCCAGGGCCCGGAGGTCCACGTCACCGTGCCTCCAGGATCTCCGTTCGTGGCGGTGGTCGATACCCTCGCCGCCCGGGGATTGGTCTCCAACCCCCTGCTATTCCGGGTGTACGCCAAGGCGCGTAGCGCCGAAGCCCGGGTCCGGTCCGGCCGCTATGCCTTCCACGAGGGTGACGGCTGGGGCCGCGTGCTCGACGACCTGGTCGCCGGACGGGTGCAGACCGTCACCCTGACGATTCCCGAGGGCTTCACGCTCAAGCAGATGGCGCCGCGCATCGCGGAGTTGAGCGAAACCAGTCCGGCCGCGGCGCTGGACGCGCTCTCCGACCCTCAGGCCCACACCCGATACTCCGTGCCGGGCCCCGGCCTCGAGGGCTACCTGTTCCCCGATACCTACCGCTTCGCCTCCGGGACCGCCCTCAGCGGCGTCATCGAAACGATGGCTGGCCGCTACCGCGCCTTCTGGACGGCCGAACGGCGCGCGCGCTTGAACGCAGTGGGCCTGAGCGAAGCGGAACTGGTGACGCTCGCCTCCATCGTGCAGGCCGAGGCGCGGCGCCCGGACGAGATGCCCCGGATCGCGTCCGTGTACCACAACCGACTCGATCGCGGCTGGCGTCTGGAAGCCGATCCGACCGTGCTCTACGCGCTGGGCGGCCCCCGGGAAAGGCTGCTCTACGCGGCCATCGACTCGGTGGCCAACAACCCGTACAACACCTACCGGCAGGCAGGCCTGCCTCCGGGACCGATCGGGGCCCCGGGCGCAGCGGCCCTGGAGGCCGCGCTGAATCCCGCTGGCGAGCCCTTCCTGTTCTTCGTGGCTCGCCCCGACGGATACCATACCTTCACCCGAACGCTCGCCGAGCACAATCGCGCCAAAGCCGCCGCACAACGCGCGTTTCGCGAGGTCCGCAGCGACCGTCCCTCGTGA
- the ruvX gene encoding Holliday junction resolvase RuvX: protein MGIDFGERRVGVAVSDPTGRLATPLTTLTRRAGQRLPLAALERLAREQEVTGVVCGLPLDLAGEETEWSRAVRTAGQSLGARLGLPVAFQDERMTSVRVERSLRGSGLPRHARQDRERVDAAAAALILQLWLDRNAQVGGD, encoded by the coding sequence ATGGGCATCGATTTCGGGGAGCGAAGGGTGGGGGTGGCCGTCAGTGACCCGACCGGTCGGCTGGCGACCCCCCTCACCACCCTGACGCGCAGGGCGGGACAGCGTCTCCCGCTGGCAGCCCTGGAACGGCTTGCACGGGAGCAGGAGGTCACAGGGGTCGTCTGCGGGCTTCCCCTGGACCTCGCGGGAGAGGAAACGGAGTGGAGCCGAGCCGTTCGGACGGCGGGCCAGAGCCTCGGCGCCCGGCTGGGGTTGCCGGTCGCCTTCCAGGATGAGCGCATGACGTCCGTTCGCGTGGAGCGCAGCCTGCGTGGGTCCGGGTTGCCCCGGCACGCCCGCCAGGATCGTGAGCGCGTCGACGCAGCGGCAGCGGCCCTCATCCTGCAACTCTGGTTGGATCGCAACGCCCAGGTAGGGGGAGACTGA
- a CDS encoding YtxH domain-containing protein: MDYQEDNERVLPFVAGLLLGAAIGAGVALLTAPQTGTRTRKQLKRAANDLRDGAVDRWDDLADDMKRRVDDTVKAARRRLPS, encoded by the coding sequence ATGGACTACCAGGAAGACAACGAACGCGTACTCCCCTTCGTGGCCGGTCTCCTGCTCGGAGCGGCCATCGGGGCAGGTGTGGCTTTGTTGACCGCGCCGCAAACGGGAACGCGTACGCGGAAGCAGCTCAAACGGGCCGCGAACGACCTGCGGGACGGGGCCGTGGATCGCTGGGACGATCTCGCCGACGACATGAAACGGCGGGTCGACGACACTGTGAAGGCAGCGCGGCGACGGCTCCCGAGCTAG
- a CDS encoding thymidine phosphorylase, with the protein MIPQSIIEHKRDGRELTPDELSGFLTGFEREEVPDYQMAAFLMAVVFRGLSARELDVLLSRMIASGTVLDLSDLSPFRVDKHSTGGVGDKASLVVAPLVASLGALVPMMSGRALGHTGGTLDKLESIPGFRTALPLDRFRAVLADVGCAMIGPTAEIAPLDKRLYALRDLTGTVPSEGLMTASILSKKLAEGINALVLDVKVGAGAFLPEMERARGLARLMVDVAGARGLNAVARLTAMDRPLGRAIGNGLEVREAIETLSGKGPPDLRALSIELGAEMLVASGRLVSIEEGRAGCRAALDDGRALQCFGALIAAQGGDARVAESPERLPLAPERRVLRAERSGTVRHLRPVPLGWGVVEMGGGRTRVEDTIDPRVGFLLHVAAGDVVEAGQPLGEVHAAGPDGAERGLRALRSALDIGDGAPSLLPLLGERIQARGE; encoded by the coding sequence GTGATCCCCCAAAGCATCATCGAACACAAGCGTGACGGGCGGGAGCTGACCCCCGACGAGCTGTCCGGGTTTCTTACCGGTTTTGAGCGTGAAGAGGTTCCTGACTACCAGATGGCGGCCTTCCTCATGGCCGTGGTCTTTCGGGGCCTGAGCGCCCGTGAGCTCGACGTGCTGCTCAGCCGAATGATCGCCTCAGGCACCGTGCTCGATCTATCGGACCTCTCCCCGTTTCGCGTGGACAAACACTCCACCGGTGGCGTGGGGGACAAGGCGTCGCTGGTGGTGGCTCCGCTGGTGGCCTCGTTGGGCGCACTCGTGCCCATGATGTCCGGCAGGGCGCTGGGCCACACCGGTGGGACCTTGGACAAGCTCGAGTCCATTCCGGGATTCCGGACCGCATTGCCGCTCGACCGGTTTCGGGCCGTGCTCGCCGACGTGGGGTGCGCGATGATCGGACCGACCGCCGAGATCGCGCCGTTGGACAAGCGTCTCTACGCCCTGAGGGACCTGACCGGAACCGTGCCGTCCGAAGGGCTGATGACCGCGTCGATCCTGAGCAAGAAGCTGGCTGAGGGGATCAACGCTCTCGTGTTGGACGTCAAGGTGGGCGCCGGAGCGTTCCTGCCGGAGATGGAGCGAGCCCGGGGGCTCGCCCGCCTGATGGTCGACGTGGCCGGTGCGCGAGGTCTGAACGCGGTGGCGCGATTGACCGCGATGGACCGACCTCTCGGACGTGCCATCGGCAATGGGCTCGAGGTGCGGGAGGCGATCGAGACGCTTTCGGGGAAGGGGCCGCCCGACCTGCGGGCGCTCTCCATCGAGCTCGGTGCGGAGATGCTCGTCGCCAGCGGGAGGCTCGTTTCGATCGAGGAGGGTCGGGCGGGCTGCCGTGCCGCCCTGGATGACGGCCGCGCCTTGCAGTGCTTCGGCGCCCTCATCGCGGCTCAGGGCGGCGACGCGCGCGTCGCCGAGTCCCCTGAGCGCCTGCCGCTCGCGCCCGAGCGACGCGTGTTGCGCGCGGAGCGGAGCGGGACGGTGCGGCACCTGCGACCCGTGCCACTGGGATGGGGTGTGGTGGAGATGGGCGGAGGGCGTACGCGCGTGGAGGACACGATCGACCCTCGCGTGGGCTTCCTGCTTCACGTCGCAGCGGGCGACGTGGTGGAAGCCGGGCAGCCCCTTGGGGAGGTGCACGCCGCAGGTCCGGACGGGGCCGAACGCGGTCTGCGTGCGCTCCGAAGCGCGTTGGACATCGGCGATGGCGCGCCGTCTCTACTTCCTTTGCTGGGAGAGCGCATCCAGGCTCGTGGCGAGTAG
- a CDS encoding TonB-dependent receptor: MRTSLLAILATFGVAATVQAQEPQPYLLDGFVVTASPFPVALSALGNHVSVLEGDDLRARGVSHVVDALRGVAGLAVAQNGPVGSVTSVFFRGGESDYVLVLVDGVQVNQPGGAYDFSGLTTEAIERIEIVRGPSSALHGSDAIAGVIHIITRDGHGETRAVLDVGAGNYGTRSAALSVSGGGERASYALSAARYRTEGILEFNNESRNTVFNGKADVRLGAGGRLTLTARLGERAYHFPTDFAGSVVDRNQFTFADESTLSASWTRPLGGSADLRVLLSAYSVEGGTEDAADGPADTLGFYAFQSLDAYRRTALDVRGGWRLTPRTRWTLGAELERQVVRSFNASESEFGPSGGQDSNERGNRAVYSHLATAVGRLQANLGIRQEDNERFGGFTSLQASASLPLSERVRVRAAWGRGVKEPTFLETFASGFVRGNPELAPERSSSWEVGAEQTLLDERLRLQGTLFGQSFRDLIQYTATPPAAGAPNYFNVAKADADGFEVGAEARLRGVSLSADWTRLDTKVIDAGFDEGPGATFVRGAPLLRRPRDQVRASLGGRVGRLGAQLSIRRVGERADRNFTVFPAESVSLAAYATLDAAFDWVVKPGGEREVALVLRTGNLMNTAYEEVFGFAAPGRTLEVGGTLRWSGGR, from the coding sequence ATGCGGACGTCTCTTCTGGCCATCCTGGCCACCTTCGGCGTTGCGGCCACCGTCCAGGCACAGGAGCCCCAACCCTACCTCCTCGATGGGTTCGTCGTCACCGCCTCCCCTTTTCCGGTTGCCCTCTCCGCCTTGGGGAACCATGTCTCCGTGCTCGAGGGCGACGACCTACGCGCACGCGGCGTGAGCCACGTGGTGGATGCACTGCGTGGCGTCGCCGGACTGGCAGTCGCCCAGAACGGACCGGTCGGGAGCGTGACCTCCGTATTCTTCCGCGGGGGTGAGAGCGACTACGTGCTGGTTCTGGTCGACGGTGTGCAGGTCAATCAGCCTGGGGGCGCGTACGACTTCTCCGGCCTGACCACCGAAGCGATCGAGCGCATCGAGATCGTTCGTGGTCCATCCAGCGCCCTGCACGGGTCCGATGCCATCGCGGGAGTCATCCACATCATCACCCGAGACGGTCACGGTGAAACCCGTGCCGTGCTCGACGTAGGGGCCGGGAACTACGGGACGCGCTCGGCTGCGTTGAGCGTGAGTGGCGGAGGTGAGCGCGCGTCGTATGCGCTGAGCGCGGCGCGCTACCGAACCGAGGGAATCCTCGAGTTCAACAATGAAAGCCGCAACACGGTGTTCAACGGGAAGGCGGACGTGCGACTGGGAGCGGGTGGGCGGCTCACCCTCACAGCCCGTCTGGGAGAGCGTGCCTATCACTTTCCGACGGACTTCGCCGGGAGTGTGGTGGATCGGAATCAGTTCACTTTCGCGGATGAGAGCACGCTCTCGGCGAGCTGGACCCGGCCGTTGGGCGGCTCGGCGGACCTTCGGGTGCTGCTGAGCGCGTACAGCGTCGAAGGAGGGACGGAGGACGCGGCGGATGGTCCCGCCGACACGCTGGGGTTCTATGCCTTCCAGAGTCTGGATGCGTACCGGCGGACCGCCCTGGACGTGCGCGGGGGCTGGCGGCTGACCCCCCGGACACGCTGGACTCTGGGGGCCGAGTTGGAGCGGCAGGTGGTGCGCTCGTTCAATGCTTCTGAGTCGGAGTTCGGGCCGTCCGGGGGGCAGGATTCCAATGAACGGGGGAATCGCGCAGTGTACTCGCACCTCGCCACCGCAGTGGGGAGGCTTCAGGCCAACCTGGGGATCCGCCAGGAAGACAACGAGCGGTTCGGTGGCTTCACCTCCCTGCAGGCGAGCGCCAGCCTTCCGCTCTCCGAGCGCGTGCGAGTGCGGGCCGCCTGGGGACGGGGGGTCAAGGAGCCCACCTTCTTGGAAACCTTCGCCAGCGGGTTCGTCCGTGGCAATCCTGAGCTCGCTCCCGAGCGTTCCTCGTCGTGGGAGGTCGGTGCGGAGCAGACGTTGCTGGACGAGCGCCTGCGGCTGCAGGGCACCCTCTTCGGTCAGTCCTTCCGGGACCTGATTCAATACACGGCCACTCCGCCGGCGGCGGGCGCGCCCAACTACTTCAACGTTGCGAAGGCGGATGCCGACGGATTCGAGGTGGGAGCCGAGGCCCGCCTCCGCGGAGTCTCACTGTCCGCCGACTGGACCCGGCTCGACACCAAGGTGATCGACGCGGGCTTCGACGAAGGGCCGGGCGCGACCTTCGTGCGTGGCGCCCCGCTGCTACGCCGCCCCCGCGATCAAGTGAGGGCCAGCTTGGGTGGACGTGTCGGGAGGTTGGGTGCGCAGCTCTCGATCCGGCGTGTGGGCGAGCGGGCCGATCGGAACTTCACTGTGTTCCCGGCCGAGTCGGTGAGCCTGGCCGCCTACGCCACGTTGGACGCGGCGTTCGATTGGGTGGTGAAGCCGGGAGGGGAACGCGAAGTCGCACTGGTACTGCGGACCGGCAACCTGATGAACACGGCCTACGAAGAAGTGTTCGGCTTCGCCGCACCGGGACGCACTCTGGAGGTCGGGGGAACATTGCGCTGGTCCGGCGGTCGCTGA